In Blastopirellula marina, the DNA window CCGCGGATCGAAATTCTTGTAGACGCGGTGACCGAAGCCCATCAGACGGACTTTGCTCTTCTTGTCCTTGGCCAATTCGACGTATTTGTCGACATCACCGCCATTCTGGATGATTTCTTCCAGCATGTTCACAACCGCTTCATTCGCACCACCATGAAGTGGTCCCCAGAGGGCACTGATGCCCGCTGAAATCGAGGCGAACAAGTTGGCATCGGCCGAACCAACCATACGAACGGTCGACGTACTGCAGTTTTGTTCGTGGTCGGCATGGACAATCAGCAGGAGGTTCAGCGCGTCGACGAAATCAGGATCGACGTGGAACGGTTCGCTCGGCACAGCGAACATCATCTGCAGGAAGTTCTCGCAATATGACAAATCATTTTGCGGGTAAATGAATGGTTGGCCAAACGACTTCTTGTAGCTATACGCGGCAATTGTGGGCAGTTTCGCCAGCAACCGATGAATCGAGACTTCGACCTGTTCGGGATCGTGAGGGTCGAGCGAATCTTGATAAAACGTCGACAAAGCACTCACAACACTGGACAAAATGGCCATCGGGTGGGCGTCGCGAGGGAAGCCATCGTAAAACGACCGCATGTCCTCGTGCAGCATCGTATGACGGCGAATCGAGTTGCGGAAATTCGTGATTTGTTCTTCCGTGGGGAGTTCCCCGTAGATCAGCAGGAACATCACTTCCACGAAATCGCAATTGGCCGCGAGATCTTCGATCGGGTAGCCACGGTATCGCAAGATACCTGCTTCACCATCTAGATAGGTGATCGCACTGGTGGTCGACCCTGTGTTGACGTAACCTTCGTCTAGGGTGATGTAGTTGGTCGTGGCCCGCAACTTCGAGATATCGACTGCCTTTTCTTGCTCGGTACCTTCAACGACCGGCAGTTCGATTTCATTTCCTTCGATGATAAGCTTGGCATTCTCGGACATGCAGACTTCCTCACAGGGGCGTGCGCAATTAATCCCGGACGGCGGTACCGGGCAGCATTTCCGCGGAGATGGACGCATCGGCAGAAGGTCGATGCTGCGAGTAGTCGGCGCGGAAGTAAACTTGAATGTTATCTTTTGACCGCTACTTTACTCGATTGTAGAGGCCAACAAAATAGGCGGTACATCGGAATCGTGCCGCATAAGCATCGCTAATCTTGGCGATACCACCGAAAATCGGCATGCTCGCTAAATTCTTCGCGTTTACGCCCCATGAGAAAACAAGAATCTTGGGGGGAAGAATGGCAAATTTTAAAGATTAGGCTGTCTATACCGGAGGTAATACCAGCTACCTGGGTGGTGCGTCCTGCTTTTCATTGTCGAAGATGGTCCAAACTTGAGCCTTGGACTTCACCTCTTTGATGTAAGCTTCCATCGCTTTCTGCTTACGCTCTTTCTTGATTTGCTCTTTGATCTCTACCTGGGCCTTGGTGAAGGGGACCATTCCTTCTTCTTCTCGCTCTGTAACACGAACAATATGAAACCCTTCTTCCGATTCGATAATTGGGCTCAGTTCGCCGACTGGAAGGCTGAAAATTGCTTGGTCAATGGCTTCGTTCTTCAAGCTTCCCTTGCTGGTCCAGTCATACTGGCCACCTTTTGAGGCGCGAATCCCTTGCGACTCTCGCTTCGCGACAGCATCAAGCGGGGCACCTCGCAAGACTCGATTTCCCATGGCAGCCACCGCTTCCCAGGCAGCCTGGCGATTTGGAAACTCGGTGAATTTGACCATCAACTGTTCCCATTTAGCCCGAGCGGCTTTTTGATAGTCGGCGGAATGCTCGTCATAGAAGTCGAGCATCTGTTGATGCGTGACTTCCTCGTCACTCTTAACATGGCGTTGGATCTGCTGATAAGCGACCACCTGCTCGACAAAACGTTGTTTCTTTTTTTCCAGTGAGCTTCCGATCTTTCGCAGTTCGATATCGAGTTCAGCGCGCGTTTGCACGCCCGCTTCTTTCAAATCAGCTTCCAACTGGTGTTCGTAATAGTTCTTGGCCAGCATCTCCGACATCTCTCCCCTTCGATCCGCAGGAACATTCCGCAAGAATTCGAGGTAGACGATTTTGACATCGATCATGCCTGGCAGCATTTGCTTCAAAGCTTGCTCTTTGAACTGCTCAATGTCTTCTTCGCGAACCGAGCCGCGTTGCTCTTCTGGTATGGAAGCAATCCGCTGTTGGATCATTTGATTGACTGGCCCGAGGACGTCCCCCGCAAGAATCGGATCGCCATTAACGATTGCTACGATTCGAGCTGGCTTGAATAAATCGTTGTCTTCGGCAGCTGGTTGCTGCGAAAGGTTGGCAACGTACGGAGTCGCTGTTGGAGCAGCAGCGTAGTTGGTAGGTGCGGCGTAGGCACTTGGATAATCTGTGGGCAAATTGGGACCAACGGGGGCCGCATTCGGTACCATCGCCTGGGTCGACATAGCTGGATAATTGGAATACTGCCCCGTCGACGGATAGCTGCCTGCGTTCGGATAGTTAGCGGTAGCCGGATAGGAGCTTGCCTGGGGATAGCTGCTATTTTGCGGCGTGTAGGTCGGCGCCGGACCGACATTCGGCGAGTAGTTGCTAGGAGCGGGCGTCCCGTACGCAGGTGCGGTATCGGAGATGACCGCAGTCGTGCCGGTATTGTTTTGCATCGAACCAGTCGGCGGATAGCTGATTGGGGATGATACCGGTTGTCGCGTTGGAGCGGCAGCCATCTGATATTGAGGCTGTCCACCGCCACGTCGCTCGGCGAAAGGATCTTGCGGAGTCGCTTCGGCAGCTGCTTCTTGCTTCCACGGATTCCAACTCGACGGCCAACCAAATTGCGCATTGGCAGCCGG includes these proteins:
- a CDS encoding citrate synthase is translated as MSENAKLIIEGNEIELPVVEGTEQEKAVDISKLRATTNYITLDEGYVNTGSTTSAITYLDGEAGILRYRGYPIEDLAANCDFVEVMFLLIYGELPTEEQITNFRNSIRRHTMLHEDMRSFYDGFPRDAHPMAILSSVVSALSTFYQDSLDPHDPEQVEVSIHRLLAKLPTIAAYSYKKSFGQPFIYPQNDLSYCENFLQMMFAVPSEPFHVDPDFVDALNLLLIVHADHEQNCSTSTVRMVGSADANLFASISAGISALWGPLHGGANEAVVNMLEEIIQNGGDVDKYVELAKDKKSKVRLMGFGHRVYKNFDPRATIIKKACDRLLDKLDIKDPLFDVAQKLEYAALNDEYFVERKLYPNVDFYSGVIYRAIGIPVQMFTVLFAMGRLPGWIAHWKEMHGSKTKRICRPRQIYTGETKREFVPIEKR
- a CDS encoding peptidyl-prolyl cis-trans isomerase; translated protein: MDGTSNTVISATQLTSKSFRVRFLLAGFVVGVYFVSPPAANAQFGWPSSWNPWKQEAAAEATPQDPFAERRGGGQPQYQMAAAPTRQPVSSPISYPPTGSMQNNTGTTAVISDTAPAYGTPAPSNYSPNVGPAPTYTPQNSSYPQASSYPATANYPNAGSYPSTGQYSNYPAMSTQAMVPNAAPVGPNLPTDYPSAYAAPTNYAAAPTATPYVANLSQQPAAEDNDLFKPARIVAIVNGDPILAGDVLGPVNQMIQQRIASIPEEQRGSVREEDIEQFKEQALKQMLPGMIDVKIVYLEFLRNVPADRRGEMSEMLAKNYYEHQLEADLKEAGVQTRAELDIELRKIGSSLEKKKQRFVEQVVAYQQIQRHVKSDEEVTHQQMLDFYDEHSADYQKAARAKWEQLMVKFTEFPNRQAAWEAVAAMGNRVLRGAPLDAVAKRESQGIRASKGGQYDWTSKGSLKNEAIDQAIFSLPVGELSPIIESEEGFHIVRVTEREEEGMVPFTKAQVEIKEQIKKERKQKAMEAYIKEVKSKAQVWTIFDNEKQDAPPR